In Staphylococcus saccharolyticus, one genomic interval encodes:
- a CDS encoding replication-associated recombination protein A gives MSTEPLASRMRPKNIDEIISQQHLVGPKGIIRRMVETKRLSSMIFYGPPGIGKTSIAKAISGSTQFKFRQLNAVTNTKKDMQLAVEEAKMSGQVILLLDEIHRLDKAKQDFLLPHLENGKIVLIGATTSNPYHAINPAIRSRAQIFELYPLNEQDIRIALDRAINDNERGLKQFNPNIDEDAMEYFSTQSQGDVRSALNALELAVLSANVDNDTRHINLNDAKDCLQKGPFVSDKDGDMHYDVMSAFQKSIRGSDVNAALHYLARLIEAGDLPTIVRRLLVISYEDIGLASPNAGQRTLAAIQSAERLGFPEARIPLSQAVIELCLSPKSNSGITAIDSALNDIRKGLVGQIPDYLKDGHYSGAKELGHAIGYKYPHNYENGHVVQQYLPDKLKNRTYYEPKTTSKSEQQFKAIYDNLRNKK, from the coding sequence GTGAGTACAGAACCTTTAGCATCTCGAATGAGACCTAAAAATATAGATGAAATTATATCGCAACAACATCTTGTTGGGCCTAAAGGAATTATAAGAAGAATGGTTGAAACTAAACGACTCTCTTCCATGATTTTTTATGGTCCTCCTGGTATTGGTAAGACAAGCATTGCTAAAGCGATTTCAGGTAGCACTCAATTTAAATTTAGACAACTAAACGCTGTTACAAATACAAAAAAAGATATGCAATTAGCAGTTGAAGAGGCAAAAATGTCTGGTCAAGTGATTTTACTATTAGATGAAATACATCGTTTAGATAAAGCTAAACAAGATTTTCTTTTACCACACTTAGAAAATGGCAAAATCGTTTTAATCGGTGCAACTACATCAAATCCTTATCATGCCATTAACCCAGCAATACGTTCTAGAGCTCAAATATTTGAACTTTATCCTTTAAATGAGCAGGATATTAGAATAGCATTAGATAGAGCGATCAATGACAATGAACGCGGGCTAAAACAATTTAACCCCAACATAGATGAAGATGCTATGGAATATTTCTCCACACAAAGTCAAGGTGATGTTAGAAGTGCACTCAATGCACTAGAATTAGCCGTACTTAGTGCAAACGTTGACAATGACACACGTCATATTAATCTGAATGATGCAAAAGATTGTTTACAAAAAGGGCCCTTCGTTAGTGATAAAGATGGTGACATGCATTATGATGTCATGAGTGCTTTCCAAAAGTCTATCAGAGGCAGTGATGTCAATGCTGCTCTTCATTATTTGGCGCGCTTAATTGAAGCTGGTGACTTACCAACAATAGTTAGGAGATTATTAGTAATTAGTTATGAAGATATTGGTTTAGCATCACCAAATGCTGGCCAAAGAACTTTAGCAGCAATTCAATCCGCTGAAAGACTTGGCTTTCCTGAAGCTAGAATACCTTTAAGTCAAGCAGTGATAGAACTTTGTCTCTCTCCAAAATCAAATTCTGGTATCACAGCCATTGATAGTGCACTTAATGATATTCGTAAAGGGTTAGTCGGACAAATACCTGATTACCTTAAAGATGGACATTATTCAGGCGCGAAAGAACTAGGTCATGCCATTGGCTATAAATACCCACATAACTATGAGAATGGGCATGTAGTACAACAATATTTACCAGATAAATTAAAAAATAGAACATATTACGAACCAAAAACAACTTCTAAAAGTGAGCAACAATTCAAAGCTATTTATGATAATTTAAGAAATAAAAAATAA
- the cymR gene encoding cysteine metabolism transcriptional regulator CymR has protein sequence MKISTKGRYGLTLMISLAKREGQGCVSLKSIAEENLLSDLYLEQLVGPLRNAGLIRSIRGAKGGYQLRVPAEEITAGDIIRLLEGPITFVESIDSEPPAQKQLWIKMRDAVRDVLDHTTLKYLADYKETDEDLDGYMFYI, from the coding sequence ATGAAAATATCAACAAAAGGGAGATATGGATTAACATTAATGATTTCTCTTGCAAAGAGAGAAGGTCAAGGATGTGTATCATTAAAATCAATTGCCGAAGAAAATCTGTTAAGTGATTTATATCTTGAACAATTAGTCGGCCCTTTAAGAAATGCTGGATTAATTCGAAGTATTCGTGGCGCTAAAGGTGGCTATCAACTTAGAGTGCCAGCAGAAGAAATTACAGCAGGCGATATTATTCGCTTACTTGAAGGTCCTATTACATTCGTAGAGAGTATCGATTCAGAACCACCTGCACAAAAGCAGTTATGGATTAAAATGAGAGATGCTGTACGTGATGTTTTAGATCATACGACATTAAAATATCTTGCAGACTACAAAGAAACAGATGAAGATTTAGATGGATATATGTTCTATATCTAA
- a CDS encoding SAS049 family protein, translating to MSFMDKAKDAAEKFKNSDNEQVNKAKDKINEYTGGGDKGDKKDKDDK from the coding sequence ATGAGTTTCATGGATAAAGCAAAAGATGCAGCTGAAAAATTTAAAAATAGTGATAATGAGCAAGTAAATAAAGCTAAAGATAAAATTAATGAATACACAGGTGGCGGAGATAAAGGCGATAAAAAGGATAAGGACGATAAGTAA
- a CDS encoding LLM class flavin-dependent oxidoreductase: MKDIKLSALNLVPIREGQNDEDAINDMVKLAQDLDDLGYERYWIAEHHNAPNLVSSATALLIQHTLEHTRRIKVGSGGSMLPNHAPLVVAEQFGTMETLFPKRVDLGLGRAPGTDMMTASALRIDQHNSVYQFPEEVEQLQQYFGPDHQQAYVRAYPAVDKKVPLYILGSSTDSAHLAARKGLSYVFDGHLKEALQIYRELFEPSEVLNEPYVIVCLNTIVAKTDKQAEFLASTMAQIIVSITRGRMQLMKPPTDDLQGLLTPREYALTNQRYKDSLIGSEETVRKQLEDFVNEYGEIDELMAISYIYDQDQQLESYRRLQHALKE; the protein is encoded by the coding sequence ATGAAGGATATTAAACTTTCCGCATTAAACCTTGTGCCAATTAGGGAGGGTCAAAATGATGAAGATGCCATCAACGATATGGTTAAACTCGCTCAAGATTTAGATGATTTAGGTTATGAACGTTATTGGATAGCAGAACATCATAACGCGCCTAATTTAGTAAGTTCAGCCACTGCTTTACTTATTCAACATACATTAGAGCACACTCGTAGAATAAAAGTGGGTTCTGGAGGAAGTATGTTACCTAATCATGCACCTCTAGTAGTAGCAGAACAATTTGGCACGATGGAAACACTATTTCCTAAGCGTGTAGACTTGGGATTAGGACGAGCTCCAGGTACAGATATGATGACAGCAAGTGCTTTAAGAATAGATCAGCATAATAGTGTTTATCAATTTCCAGAAGAAGTAGAGCAATTACAACAATATTTTGGACCTGATCATCAACAGGCGTATGTACGTGCATACCCTGCTGTCGACAAAAAAGTCCCCCTTTATATTTTAGGTTCCTCAACAGATTCTGCACATTTAGCGGCTCGTAAAGGTTTATCTTATGTATTTGATGGACATTTGAAGGAAGCACTTCAAATATATAGAGAGCTTTTTGAACCATCGGAGGTTTTAAATGAGCCGTATGTGATTGTCTGTTTAAATACAATTGTTGCAAAAACAGACAAACAGGCAGAGTTCTTAGCTAGCACGATGGCTCAAATTATAGTGAGTATTACACGTGGTAGAATGCAACTGATGAAACCACCCACAGATGACCTTCAAGGGTTATTAACTCCGAGAGAATATGCATTAACCAATCAGCGATATAAGGATTCTTTAATTGGATCTGAAGAAACTGTAAGAAAACAACTAGAGGACTTTGTAAATGAATATGGGGAAATAGATGAATTAATGGCAATAAGTTATATTTATGACCAAGATCAACAATTAGAATCATATCGTCGATTACAACATGCTTTAAAAGAATAG
- a CDS encoding cysteine desulfurase family protein, which yields MEVYADYAATTPVKQEVVEAMMPIYNEHYGNPSSIHSIGRDARKYLDQSRRKVAQLLGAKPNEVIFTSGATESNNTAIKGLVKANEQLGNHIITSKIEHHSVLNVFEQLEKEGYDVTYLDVDDTGAIDLDQLKDTINEKTILVSIMFVNNEVGTVQNMYDIEDIIAETNALFHVDAVQAIGHLDINFHDFKFATMSITGHKFGGPKGVGALFVKDHAPIEYNLLGGDQETKRRAGTENLPQIVGFAEALELTVENRNTNNIHLMNLKQLFLVGLQERTIPFEVNGSMTDSTGHILNLYFPFIDVETMLTLLDLSNIYVSSGSACTAGTTSLSHVLSAMYEDDERAKHSVRFSFNEQTTEREINYIIAEIHKIYHKFKEES from the coding sequence ATGGAAGTTTACGCAGATTATGCCGCGACCACACCAGTAAAGCAAGAAGTAGTTGAAGCAATGATGCCTATATATAACGAACATTATGGCAATCCTTCATCTATTCATTCTATAGGAAGAGATGCACGTAAATATCTAGATCAATCACGTCGTAAAGTAGCTCAGTTACTTGGAGCTAAACCAAATGAAGTAATTTTTACAAGTGGTGCAACAGAATCGAATAATACTGCCATTAAAGGACTAGTTAAAGCGAATGAACAATTAGGAAATCATATTATTACCTCTAAAATTGAACATCATTCTGTTTTAAATGTCTTTGAACAACTTGAAAAAGAAGGCTACGATGTTACCTATTTAGATGTAGATGATACTGGTGCTATTGATTTAGACCAATTAAAAGACACGATTAACGAGAAAACCATTCTAGTTTCTATTATGTTTGTTAACAATGAAGTAGGTACTGTTCAAAATATGTACGATATTGAAGATATCATAGCTGAAACAAATGCACTATTCCATGTTGACGCTGTTCAAGCAATTGGACATTTAGATATTAATTTTCATGATTTTAAATTTGCTACAATGAGTATTACTGGTCATAAGTTTGGAGGTCCAAAAGGTGTAGGTGCTTTATTTGTTAAAGATCATGCCCCTATTGAATACAATCTACTAGGCGGTGACCAAGAAACTAAACGTCGTGCTGGTACTGAAAATTTACCTCAAATTGTCGGTTTCGCTGAGGCACTAGAATTAACTGTTGAAAATAGAAATACAAATAATATTCATTTAATGAATCTAAAACAATTATTTTTAGTTGGTTTACAAGAACGAACCATTCCATTTGAAGTTAATGGTTCTATGACAGACTCAACTGGTCATATTTTAAATCTATATTTTCCGTTTATTGATGTCGAAACCATGTTGACTTTGTTAGATTTATCTAATATTTATGTTTCTTCAGGATCTGCTTGCACAGCTGGAACGACGAGTCTTTCGCATGTGCTTTCTGCTATGTATGAAGATGATGAGCGCGCTAAACATTCAGTACGTTTTAGTTTTAACGAACAAACAACTGAACGAGAAATTAATTATATCATTGCTGAAATTCACAAAATATATCATAAATTTAAGGAGGAATCATAG
- the mnmA gene encoding tRNA 2-thiouridine(34) synthase MnmA: MSNKDIRVVVGMSGGVDSSVTAYLLKEQGYDVIGIFMKNWDDTDENGVCTATEDYNDVIEVCNQVGIPYYAVNFAEEYWDKVFTYFLDEYKKGRTPNPDVMCNKEIKFKVFLEHALKIGADYVATGHYARIRRHYDGHVDMLRGVDNNKDQTYFLNQLSQDQLVKVMFPIGDIEKREVRRIAEEQNLATAKKKDSTGICFIGERNFKEFLSQYLPAQSGDMVTLDGKKMGQHSGLMYYTIGQRHGLGIGGDGDAWFVVGKNLDNNILYVEQGFNHEALYSDYLIASDYSFINDSAVNLDDGFECTAKFRYRQKDTKVFVQRENESAIRVTFAQPVRAITPGQAVVFYDKEVCLGGATIDDVYKNEGQLNYVV; encoded by the coding sequence GTGTCCAACAAAGATATACGCGTAGTCGTGGGTATGTCTGGTGGAGTAGATAGTTCAGTAACTGCTTATTTATTAAAAGAACAGGGGTACGACGTTATCGGTATTTTCATGAAAAATTGGGATGATACCGACGAAAATGGCGTTTGTACAGCCACTGAAGACTATAATGATGTTATTGAAGTATGTAATCAAGTAGGTATACCATATTATGCAGTTAACTTTGCAGAAGAGTATTGGGATAAAGTATTTACCTATTTCCTTGATGAATATAAAAAAGGCCGTACTCCGAATCCAGATGTTATGTGCAATAAAGAAATTAAATTTAAAGTATTTTTAGAACATGCATTAAAAATTGGTGCAGACTATGTTGCGACAGGTCATTACGCTCGTATTCGACGTCATTATGACGGACATGTTGACATGTTGCGAGGTGTTGATAATAATAAAGACCAAACGTACTTTTTAAATCAATTATCACAAGACCAATTAGTGAAAGTCATGTTCCCAATTGGGGATATAGAAAAAAGGGAAGTTCGTCGTATTGCTGAAGAACAGAATCTGGCTACAGCTAAGAAAAAAGATTCTACAGGCATTTGTTTTATTGGGGAAAGAAATTTTAAAGAGTTTTTATCTCAATATTTGCCTGCTCAATCAGGTGATATGGTCACATTAGATGGTAAAAAAATGGGTCAACACAGTGGTTTAATGTATTATACAATAGGTCAACGTCATGGTCTTGGAATTGGTGGAGATGGAGACGCATGGTTTGTAGTTGGTAAAAATTTAGATAATAACATTTTATATGTTGAACAAGGTTTTAATCATGAAGCACTTTACAGTGATTATCTTATCGCTTCAGATTATTCTTTTATTAATGATAGTGCAGTTAACTTAGATGATGGTTTTGAATGTACTGCTAAATTTAGATATCGTCAAAAAGATACTAAAGTTTTTGTACAACGTGAGAACGAATCAGCTATACGTGTTACATTTGCTCAACCTGTGAGAGCTATTACTCCCGGTCAAGCAGTCGTTTTTTATGATAAGGAAGTTTGTTTAGGTGGCGCTACAATTGATGACGTTTATAAAAATGAAGGTCAATTAAACTATGTTGTTTAA
- a CDS encoding tetratricopeptide repeat protein: MHNQQDIYQLIKERQFETALKKLFANIEENPDIVENYINAGIVLSDAGEIAKAERFFQKALTINPDNGAIYYNLANLYYNQGRYNEAIKLYQTALKNNVATVDCNYMIGMSFNQLEAFKEALPFLMTAAEKDESQDAEIQFQYGLVLCQLEMFDVAIRQLNKVLSIDEHHIDAIYNLGLATYMKYEDIDEAIAYFEQAVSIDQAHLLSQHALKTFKATKKEE, from the coding sequence ATGCATAATCAACAGGATATTTATCAATTGATTAAAGAAAGACAGTTCGAAACAGCATTAAAAAAACTTTTTGCAAATATAGAAGAAAATCCGGACATAGTTGAAAATTATATTAATGCTGGCATTGTGTTATCTGATGCTGGAGAAATAGCAAAAGCTGAGCGTTTCTTTCAAAAAGCATTAACTATTAACCCTGATAACGGTGCAATTTATTATAATTTAGCGAATCTTTATTATAATCAAGGACGATATAACGAAGCTATTAAGCTTTATCAAACTGCACTTAAAAATAATGTTGCTACCGTTGATTGTAACTATATGATTGGTATGTCTTTTAATCAATTAGAAGCTTTTAAAGAAGCATTACCATTCTTGATGACTGCTGCTGAAAAAGATGAAAGTCAAGATGCTGAAATTCAATTTCAATATGGTCTCGTTTTGTGTCAACTTGAAATGTTTGATGTAGCAATTCGTCAGTTGAACAAAGTATTAAGTATTGACGAACATCATATTGATGCAATATACAATCTTGGTTTAGCAACTTATATGAAGTATGAAGATATAGATGAAGCTATCGCGTATTTTGAACAAGCTGTATCTATCGATCAAGCGCATTTATTAAGTCAACATGCACTAAAAACTTTTAAAGCAACGAAAAAGGAGGAATAA
- a CDS encoding SF1B family DNA helicase RecD2, with translation MSDPTLFDYSMIKGTVDAILFQNNDNFYTVLKVDTIETNESFDSMPTVVGFLPNVVEGDVYTFKGQVVEHPRYGKQLKAETFEKELPQTKDAIISYLSSGLFKGIGKKTAQNIVNALGENAINDILNHPEVLENVPSLSKKKQQQIAEQISANQESEKIMIRLHDLGFGPKLSMAIYQFYMGETLNVLDENPYQLVYDIKGIGFNKADQLARNIGIAANSPERLKAGLLYTLEEECIKQGHTYLPYSYIIDTTREMLNSENNEEVISDDILLKMIESLSEEKKLISSNEQVSIPSLYYSELKSVQNLYRIKTNTNKLKKIEQSDLQIHIGEIESNNHVNYATSQKEALETAMNSKVMLLTGGPGTGKTTVIKGIVELYAEIHGLSLNYDDYNEDDYPVALAAPTGRASKRLQESTGLDAMTIHRFIGWNQDTQPQDILDNEINARLIIIDEMSMVDTWLFHQFLTVVPLDAQIIFVGDEDQLPSVGPGQVFKDLIDSKTIPRVNLTEVYRQQDGSSIIDLAHRMKMGEPIDITQRYHDRSFIDCSANQIPEVVDKVVKSAVKKGYNMSDIQVLAPMYKGNSGIKRLNQMLQSILNPKQDDSREIEFGDVVFRKGDKVLQLVNRPNDNIFNGDIGVIVGIFWAKENALNKDVIVVDFEGIEITFTRQDLLELTHAYCTSIHKAQGSEFPIVIMPIVRQYFKMLQRPILYTGLTRAKQSLVLLGETQAFDIGLKTNGQQRLTHLNHLLTSYFDNHNYQNTDSNNSTNSYNDEFGKEDQYTLTEMQTDVQLSESTIYQIDPMINMGEITPYDFRER, from the coding sequence ATGTCTGACCCTACACTTTTTGATTATTCTATGATCAAAGGTACGGTTGATGCTATTTTATTTCAAAATAATGATAACTTTTATACTGTTTTAAAAGTCGATACAATTGAGACAAATGAATCATTTGATAGCATGCCTACTGTTGTAGGGTTTCTTCCGAATGTAGTTGAAGGTGATGTGTATACATTTAAAGGTCAGGTGGTAGAACATCCAAGATATGGTAAGCAACTTAAAGCTGAAACGTTTGAAAAGGAATTACCACAGACTAAGGATGCGATAATCAGTTATTTATCAAGTGGTTTATTTAAAGGAATAGGTAAAAAAACAGCTCAAAACATTGTGAATGCTTTGGGTGAGAATGCCATTAATGACATTTTAAATCATCCGGAAGTATTGGAAAATGTTCCTAGCTTATCAAAAAAGAAACAACAGCAAATTGCTGAGCAAATTAGTGCTAATCAAGAGTCTGAAAAAATTATGATTCGCTTACATGATTTAGGATTTGGTCCAAAATTATCAATGGCTATATATCAGTTTTATATGGGAGAGACTTTGAATGTTTTAGATGAAAATCCTTACCAACTCGTTTATGATATTAAAGGAATAGGTTTTAATAAAGCTGATCAACTTGCGCGTAACATAGGAATTGCCGCAAATTCACCTGAGAGGTTAAAAGCAGGACTACTTTATACTTTAGAGGAAGAATGCATTAAACAAGGTCATACATATTTACCTTATTCATATATTATTGATACGACTAGAGAAATGCTTAATAGTGAGAATAACGAAGAAGTGATATCTGACGACATACTTTTAAAAATGATTGAGAGTTTATCCGAAGAAAAGAAACTTATTTCAAGTAATGAGCAAGTATCTATACCCAGTTTATATTATTCAGAATTAAAAAGTGTTCAAAATTTGTATCGAATTAAAACAAATACTAACAAATTAAAAAAAATAGAACAATCTGATTTACAAATTCATATAGGTGAAATAGAATCAAACAACCATGTTAATTATGCTACATCACAAAAGGAAGCGCTTGAAACAGCTATGAATTCAAAGGTCATGCTTTTAACTGGAGGACCAGGTACAGGTAAAACAACTGTTATTAAAGGGATTGTAGAATTGTATGCTGAAATTCATGGATTATCATTAAATTATGATGATTATAATGAAGACGATTATCCAGTTGCATTAGCAGCACCCACAGGTCGTGCATCTAAACGTTTGCAAGAATCAACAGGTTTAGATGCAATGACAATACACCGCTTTATTGGCTGGAATCAAGATACGCAGCCTCAAGATATATTAGATAATGAAATAAATGCTAGATTAATCATTATCGATGAAATGTCAATGGTGGATACTTGGCTATTCCATCAATTTTTAACTGTAGTTCCTTTAGATGCACAGATAATATTTGTTGGTGATGAAGATCAGTTACCTTCTGTAGGACCAGGTCAAGTATTCAAAGATCTTATAGACTCAAAAACGATTCCACGTGTTAATTTAACAGAAGTATATCGTCAACAAGACGGTTCAAGTATTATAGATTTAGCTCATCGTATGAAAATGGGTGAGCCGATTGATATCACTCAGCGCTATCATGACCGAAGTTTTATAGATTGTTCAGCTAATCAAATACCTGAAGTTGTAGATAAAGTAGTAAAAAGTGCTGTTAAAAAAGGATATAACATGAGTGATATTCAAGTATTAGCACCAATGTATAAGGGCAATTCTGGTATTAAACGTTTAAATCAAATGCTTCAGTCAATATTAAATCCCAAACAAGATGACAGCCGAGAAATTGAATTTGGTGACGTTGTATTTAGAAAAGGAGATAAAGTACTCCAGTTAGTTAATAGACCTAATGATAATATATTTAATGGTGATATAGGTGTTATAGTAGGTATTTTTTGGGCAAAAGAAAATGCTTTAAATAAAGATGTCATCGTCGTTGATTTCGAAGGTATTGAAATCACGTTTACTCGACAAGATTTACTAGAACTCACACATGCATATTGTACGTCTATTCATAAAGCACAAGGATCAGAATTTCCAATTGTTATTATGCCGATTGTTAGACAGTATTTCAAAATGCTACAAAGACCTATATTATATACTGGATTGACACGTGCAAAACAATCATTAGTACTTTTAGGTGAGACTCAAGCATTTGATATAGGTTTAAAAACTAATGGCCAACAAAGGTTAACACATTTAAATCATTTGCTTACATCATATTTTGATAATCATAACTACCAAAACACTGATTCTAATAATTCAACAAATAGCTATAATGATGAGTTTGGCAAAGAAGACCAATATACATTAACTGAGATGCAGACTGATGTTCAATTAAGCGAATCGACAATTTATCAAATTGATCCAATGATAAATATGGGAGAAATAACACCATATGATTTCAGAGAGCGTTGA
- the alaS gene encoding alanine--tRNA ligase — protein MKNLKASQIRQKYLDFFVEKGHMIEPSAPLLPIDDDSLLWINSGVATLKKYFDGRETPRKPRIVNSQKAIRTNDIENVGFTARHHTFFEMLGNFSIGDYFKKEAIEFAWEFLTDDKWMGMEPEKIFVTIHPEDPEAYKIWHEDIGLEEGRIIRIEGNFWDIGEGPSGPNTEIFYDRGDAYGKDNPEEEMYPGGENERYLEVWNLVFSEFNHNKDSTYTPLPNKNIDTGMGLERMASISQNVRTNYETDLFMPIINEVEYVSGKKYLENAEQDVAFKVISDHIRTIAFAIADGALPANEGRGYVLRRLLRRAVRFSQTLGINEPFMYKLVDIVAAIMEPYYPNVKEKSDFIKRVIKSEEKRFHETLEEGLSILNGLVKDAKKGSQELKGQDAFKLYDTYGFPIELTEELATQEGLTVDMETFEVEMQQQRDRARQARQNSQSMQVQSEVLKNITDKSNFVGYDTTDYQTRITHIIYNGEEVPSVEAGETIYFILKDTPFYAVSGGQVADHGTVSNDHFEIAVSEVTKAPNGQNLHKGIVQFGEVKVNAKVEASVNKEERRAIQKNHSATHLLHASLKEVLGNHVNQAGSLVEAERLRFDFSHFGPMTQQEIDKVERRVNEEIWRGINVRTQEMGIEEAKSMGAMALFGEKYGDIVRVVNMSPFSIELCGGIHVDNTAEIGLFKIISESGTGAGVRRIEALTGKAAFLYLEEIQTQFNIIKNNLKVKTDHQVVEKVNQLQNEEKSLLKQLEQRNKEITSLKMGNLEDQVENVNGFNLLVTEVDIPNAKAIRSVMDDFKSKLQDTIIVLVGNVDEKVSMIATVPKSLTDKVKAGDLIKYMAPVVGGKGGGRPDMAQGGGTQPENITESLRFIKDYIKNL, from the coding sequence ATGAAAAATTTAAAAGCTAGCCAAATTAGACAGAAGTATCTAGATTTCTTTGTCGAGAAGGGACATATGATTGAACCTTCTGCACCATTATTACCCATTGATGATGATTCACTTTTGTGGATCAATTCAGGTGTTGCAACCTTAAAAAAATATTTTGACGGTCGTGAAACACCTAGAAAACCAAGGATTGTTAACTCACAAAAAGCAATACGTACAAATGATATCGAAAATGTGGGTTTCACTGCACGTCATCATACATTTTTTGAAATGTTAGGTAATTTTTCAATCGGAGATTATTTTAAAAAAGAAGCTATTGAATTTGCCTGGGAATTTCTAACTGATGATAAATGGATGGGGATGGAACCTGAGAAAATATTTGTAACTATTCATCCTGAAGACCCGGAAGCCTATAAAATTTGGCATGAAGACATTGGATTAGAAGAAGGTCGTATTATTCGTATTGAAGGTAACTTTTGGGATATAGGTGAAGGGCCATCTGGACCAAATACTGAAATCTTTTATGACCGTGGCGATGCATATGGTAAAGACAATCCAGAAGAAGAAATGTACCCGGGTGGAGAAAATGAAAGATATCTAGAAGTTTGGAATTTAGTATTTAGTGAGTTTAATCATAACAAAGATAGTACTTATACACCACTTCCTAATAAAAATATTGATACCGGCATGGGATTGGAACGTATGGCTTCAATTTCACAAAACGTAAGAACAAATTACGAAACCGATTTATTTATGCCAATTATTAATGAAGTCGAATATGTTTCTGGTAAAAAGTATTTAGAAAATGCTGAACAAGATGTTGCTTTTAAAGTTATTTCAGATCATATAAGAACGATTGCCTTTGCTATTGCAGATGGTGCATTACCTGCAAATGAAGGTCGTGGATACGTGTTACGCCGTTTGTTAAGACGTGCTGTTCGATTTAGTCAAACACTGGGAATTAACGAGCCTTTCATGTATAAACTTGTTGATATTGTGGCAGCTATCATGGAACCATATTATCCAAATGTTAAAGAAAAATCAGACTTCATAAAACGAGTGATTAAATCTGAAGAGAAACGTTTCCATGAGACACTTGAAGAAGGTTTATCTATCCTTAATGGTTTAGTTAAAGATGCTAAAAAAGGAAGCCAAGAACTTAAAGGTCAAGATGCCTTTAAGTTGTATGATACTTACGGCTTTCCAATTGAATTGACTGAAGAATTAGCTACTCAAGAAGGTCTCACTGTAGATATGGAAACATTTGAAGTTGAAATGCAACAACAAAGAGACCGTGCAAGACAAGCACGTCAAAATTCTCAATCTATGCAAGTTCAAAGTGAAGTACTTAAAAATATTACTGATAAAAGTAATTTTGTAGGTTATGATACTACTGATTATCAAACACGTATTACCCACATTATTTATAATGGTGAAGAAGTACCATCAGTTGAAGCGGGTGAAACGATATATTTCATTCTTAAAGATACACCATTCTATGCTGTGAGTGGTGGACAAGTAGCTGACCATGGAACGGTTAGTAATGATCATTTTGAAATTGCAGTTTCAGAAGTAACTAAAGCTCCAAATGGCCAAAACCTTCATAAAGGTATAGTGCAATTTGGAGAAGTTAAAGTGAACGCTAAAGTTGAAGCAAGTGTAAACAAAGAAGAACGTCGTGCTATTCAAAAAAATCATAGTGCTACACATTTATTACACGCATCATTAAAAGAAGTATTAGGTAATCATGTTAATCAAGCTGGTTCATTGGTTGAAGCCGAACGTTTACGTTTTGACTTTTCACATTTTGGACCTATGACTCAACAAGAAATTGATAAGGTTGAAAGACGTGTTAATGAAGAAATTTGGAGAGGTATTAACGTACGCACTCAAGAAATGGGTATCGAAGAAGCGAAATCTATGGGTGCAATGGCGTTATTTGGTGAAAAATACGGCGATATTGTACGTGTTGTTAATATGTCACCTTTCTCAATTGAATTATGTGGTGGTATTCATGTTGATAATACTGCAGAAATTGGTCTTTTCAAGATTATTAGTGAATCAGGTACAGGGGCTGGTGTCAGACGTATTGAAGCGCTAACTGGGAAAGCAGCTTTCTTATATCTTGAAGAAATCCAAACGCAATTTAATATAATTAAGAATAATTTGAAAGTTAAAACAGATCATCAGGTTGTAGAAAAAGTGAACCAATTACAAAATGAAGAAAAATCATTATTAAAGCAATTAGAACAACGTAATAAAGAAATTACTTCTTTAAAAATGGGTAATCTTGAAGATCAAGTTGAAAACGTAAACGGATTTAATCTTCTTGTAACAGAAGTAGACATTCCTAATGCTAAAGCAATCCGTTCAGTAATGGATGACTTTAAATCTAAATTACAAGATACCATTATAGTATTAGTCGGAAATGTAGATGAAAAGGTTTCAATGATTGCAACAGTACCAAAGTCTTTGACAGATAAAGTAAAAGCTGGAGATCTTATTAAATATATGGCACCAGTAGTGGGTGGTAAAGGAGGTGGCCGTCCTGATATGGCACAAGGGGGCGGTACACAACCTGAAAACATAACAGAATCATTACGCTTTATTAAAGATTATATTAAAAATCTATAA